Sequence from the Fibrobacter sp. UWP2 genome:
CAGAAGGCCCTGAAGCAGGCCATCAAGAACGTGCGCGACTTCCACCAGAACCAGATGGAAGAATCCTGGCTCATGGAAGGGAAGGACGGCGTGGTTCTCGGCCAGCGTATCCGCCCGATGAAGCGCGTGGGCCTCTACGTGCCGGGCGGTGCGGGCATCTACCCGAGCACCGTCATCATGAACGCGGTTCCGGCTCTCGTTGCCGGCGTGGAAGACATCGTGGTCGTGACTCCCATCAAGGGCGAAATCAACCGTGCTGTCGCATTCGTGCTGCAGGAACTCGGCATTACCGATGTCTACCACATCGGTGGCGCTCAGGCGATTGGCCTGCTTGCGTACGGCGCGAAGGATGCGAAGGGCAAGACCGTCGTGGAACGCGTCGACAAGATTGTGGGACCGGGCAACGTGTTTGCGGCCATCGCCAAGAAGGAAGTCTTCGGCGTCGTGGATATCGACATGGTGGCTGGCCCCAGCGAAGTGCTCGTGATGGCCGACAACACCTGCGATCCGGACTTCGTGGCTGCAGACTTGCTCTCCCAGGCGGAACACGGTTCCGGCTTCGAGGCGGCCATCTGCATTACCGACAACATGGAAACCGCCCAGATGATTAGCGCCTGCGTGGATATCCAGGTGGAAAATTCCCCGAAGCGCGAACTCCTCGAGAAGGTGCTCGGTAACTTTGGGCGTATCCTCGTGGTGAAGGACTGGTTCGACGGCGTGGAAATCGCGAACCGCATCGCTCCGGAACACTTGGAAGTGATGACCAGCGAAGCCGAATCCATGG
This genomic interval carries:
- the hisD gene encoding histidinol dehydrogenase; this encodes MQIVKVTPKSAEIERICGREVAPSKEIHDKVMQILADIKKGGIAKATEYAQKFDGLKGKNIRVPASAIAKSAAKCPKELQKALKQAIKNVRDFHQNQMEESWLMEGKDGVVLGQRIRPMKRVGLYVPGGAGIYPSTVIMNAVPALVAGVEDIVVVTPIKGEINRAVAFVLQELGITDVYHIGGAQAIGLLAYGAKDAKGKTVVERVDKIVGPGNVFAAIAKKEVFGVVDIDMVAGPSEVLVMADNTCDPDFVAADLLSQAEHGSGFEAAICITDNMETAQMISACVDIQVENSPKRELLEKVLGNFGRILVVKDWFDGVEIANRIAPEHLEVMTSEAESMAAQIENAGAVFIGPWSSEPVGDYFAGPNHVLPTNGTGRFFSPLGVYDFLKRMSIIRYSEKAIKKNAKAIAAVANEEGFIHHAAAVLKRL